A stretch of the Lineus longissimus chromosome 12, tnLinLong1.2, whole genome shotgun sequence genome encodes the following:
- the LOC135496737 gene encoding coatomer subunit beta'-like isoform X1 produces MPLRLDIKRKLSARSDRVKSVDLHPTEPWMLASLYNGNVHIWNHESQQLIKSFEVCDLPVRAARFVARKNWVVTGSDDMSVRVFNYNTLERVHQFEAHSDYLRAIAVHPTQPYILTSSDDMLIKLWDWDKKWACTQVFEGHTHYVMQIVINPKDNNTFASASLDRTVKVWQLGSPTPNFTLEGHEKGVNCVDYYTGGDKPYLISGADDRLVKIWDYQNKTCVQTLEGHAQNISAVGFHPELPIIMTGSEDGTVRIWHANTYRLESTLNYGLERVWAISSRKGSNNVALGYDEGSIMIKLGREEPAMSMDSSGKIIWAKHAEVQQANIKALVDQEVKDGERLSLAVKDMGSCEVYPQTISHNPNGRFVVVCGDGEYIIYTAMALRNKSFGSAQEFVWSQDSSVYAIREGSSMVKIFKNFKELKSFKPDFGAEGIFGGFMLGVKSVGGLAFYEWDSTDLVRRIEITPKTVYWNESGELMCIATEESFFILRYSQDAVEKAKETKEGITEDGIESAFEVVGEIEEIVKTGLWVGDCFIYTNSVNRLNYYVGGEIVTVAHLDRVMYLLGYIPKDNRLYLGDKELNVVSYSLLLSVLEYQTAVMRQDFETADKVLPTIPREQRTRVAHFLEKQGFKSQALAVTCDPEHKFELAVGLGDLKIAYQIAKESESEQKWKQLAELATSKCEFGLAQECLHQAQDFGGLLLLATSAGNADMVQKLGEASESSGQHNVSFLSHFMLGNLEKCLEVLISSGRLPEAAFFARTYLPTQVSRVVKLWRESLGKINAKSAQSLADPVEYENLFPGLKDGFKTEQYMKAPRTKRLPAKSYPHVPPNHDRQLVEEMLAAEESGAFAYVPPAEDAAGEDEEKEDAEAMSTPPVSPREKKLPREKESPKEKIAPVAPEPEPKAPEPKKPLSDAAKRVQDLEMELELDLDNLNLDENLDNFEQQEVEDVNLDEDLLED; encoded by the exons CAACTCATCAAGTCATTTGAAGTATGTGACCTACCAGTCAGGGCAGCTAGGTTTGTTGCCAGGAAGAACTGGGTTGTTACAGGATCG GATGACATGAGTGTTCGTGTGTTCAACTACAACACGCTGGAAAGAGTCCATCAGTTTGAGGCCCATTCTGACTATCTCCGTGCAATTGCTGTTCACCCGACGCAGCCCTACATCCTTACCAGCAGTG ACGACATGTTGATCAAGTTATGGGACTGGGATAAGAAGTGGGCGTGCACACAAGTTTTCGAAGGACACACACATTATGTCATGCAGATAGTCATCAACCCAAAGGACAACAATACATTTGCCAGTGCATCGCTCGACAGGACTGTCAAG GTCTGGCAACTTGGATCACCTACGCCAAACTTCACCCTTGAGGGACATGAGAAGGGTGTGAACTGTGTTGATTACTACACTGGTGGTGACAAACCTTATCTCATCTCTGGAGCCGACGACAGGCTGGTCAAAATATGGGATTACCAG AACAAGACATGCGTCCAGACTCTAGAGGGTCATGCCCAAAATATTTCTGCCGTCGGATTCCACCCAGAACTCCCAATCATCATGACTGGTTCGGAAGACGGAACTGTACGAATCTGGCACGCCAACACGTATCGGTTAGAAAGTACGCTCAACTATGGTTTGGAGCGAGTGTGGGCGATATCGAGCAGGAAGGGATCTAATAATGTGGCCCTTGGTTATGACGAGGGAAGCATTATGATCAAG CTCGGACGTGAAGAGCCAGCCATGTCCATGGACAGCAGCGGTAAAATCATCTGGGCAAAACACGCCGAGGTCCAACAAGCAAATATCAAAGCTCTGGTCGACCAGGAGGTCAAGGATGGAGAACGATTATCTCTtgctgtgaaagacatgggaagCTGCGAGGTCTACCCTCAGACGATTTCCCACAACCCTAATGGGAG GTTTGTTGTGGTGTGCGGTGATGGTGAGTACATAATCTACACAGCGATGGCACTCAGAAACAAAAGTTTTGGTTCGGCGCAAGAGTTTGTCTGGTCGCAGGATTCGTCCGTCTATGCCATCCGGGAGGGAAGCAGCAtggtcaaaatattcaaaaatttcaaggAGCTGAAGTCGTTCAAGCCAGACTTTGGAGCAGAAG GGATATTTGGTGGCTTCATGCTTGGAGTGAAGTCTGTCGGTGGTTTGGCTTTCTATGAGTGGGACTCAACAGATCTTGTCCGACGGATAGAAATTACACCAAAAACT GTCTATTGGAACGAGAGTGGGGAACTGATGTGTATAGCGACGGAGGAATCCTTCTTCATCCTCCGGTACAGTCAGGATGCTGTGGAGAAAGCCAAGGAGACCAAGGAAGGCATCACTGAAGATGGCATTGAGTCTGCCTTTGAG GTTGTTGGCGAAATTGAAGAAATTGTGAAGACTGGTCTCTGGGTTGGTGATTGCTTCATCTACACAAATAGTGTGAACAGACTGAATTATTACGTGGGTGGAGAGATCGTTACTGTTGCACATTTAGACAG AGTTATGTACCTACTTGGCTACATTCCAAAAGACAATCGTCTTTATCTTGGCGACAAGGAGCTCAATGTTGTCAGCTATTCACTCCTTCTCTCCGTGCTAGAATATCAGACAGCGGTCATGCGACAAGACTTCGAGACAGCCGATAAGGTCCTACCCACAATTCCCAGGGAGCAACGAACAAGGGTTGCTCACTTCTTAGAGAAACAG GGCTTTAAATCACAAGCCTTAGCAGTGACCTGTGACCCCGAACACAAGTTTGAACTCGCAGTTGGTCTAGGAGATCTAAAAATAGCCTACCAGATTGCCAAGGAATCCGAGTCGGAGCAGAAATGGAAACAGTTAGCGGAATTGGCAACGAGTAAATGTGAATTTGGATTGGCGCAGGAGTGTTTACACCAAGCGCAAGACTTTGGCGGATTGTTGTTGCTGGCGACGTCGGCTGGGAATGCGGACATGGTGCAGAAGCTTGGCGAGGCGTCAGAGAGTAGTGGTCAACACAACGTCTCATTCTTATCTCATTTTATGCTCGGAAA TCTTGAGAAGTGTTTAGAGGTTCTGATCAGCTCAGGCCGGTTACCAGAGGCAGCGTTCTTTGCCAGAACATACCTACCAACTCAAGTATCGAG AGTGGTCAAACTGTGGCGAGAAAGCTTGGGAAAAATCAATGCCAAGTCAGCGCAGTCGTTAGCAGATCCAGTCGAGTATGAAAACTTATTCCCCGGATTGAAGGATGGCTTCAAAACAGAACAATACATGAAGGCACCGCGGACGAAGAGACTGCCCGCAAAAAGTTATCCACATGTTCCG CCAAATCATGATCGACAGCTGGTCGAAGAGATGCTGGCAGCTGAAGAAAGTGGTGCGTTTGCCTATGTACCTCCAGCAGAAGATGCGGCGGGTGAGGATGAAGAGAAGGAAGATGCTGAGGCAATGTCAACGCCACCAGTATCACCAAGGGAAAAGAAGCTGCCGAGAGAAAAAGAGTCACCAAAAGAAAAA aTTGCACCTGTGGCCCCTGAACCTGAGCCCAAGGCTCCTGAACCCAAAAAACCTTTATCGGATGCTGCCAAGAGAGTGCAAGATTTAGAAATGGAGCTAGAGTTAGACCTCGATAACTTGAACCTTGATGAAAATTTAGACAACTTT GAACAGCAAGAAGTGGAG GATGTGAACTTAGATGAAGATTTGCTGGAGGATTAA
- the LOC135496737 gene encoding coatomer subunit beta'-like isoform X2: protein MPLRLDIKRKLSARSDRVKSVDLHPTEPWMLASLYNGNVHIWNHESQQLIKSFEVCDLPVRAARFVARKNWVVTGSDDMSVRVFNYNTLERVHQFEAHSDYLRAIAVHPTQPYILTSSDDMLIKLWDWDKKWACTQVFEGHTHYVMQIVINPKDNNTFASASLDRTVKVWQLGSPTPNFTLEGHEKGVNCVDYYTGGDKPYLISGADDRLVKIWDYQNKTCVQTLEGHAQNISAVGFHPELPIIMTGSEDGTVRIWHANTYRLESTLNYGLERVWAISSRKGSNNVALGYDEGSIMIKLGREEPAMSMDSSGKIIWAKHAEVQQANIKALVDQEVKDGERLSLAVKDMGSCEVYPQTISHNPNGRFVVVCGDGEYIIYTAMALRNKSFGSAQEFVWSQDSSVYAIREGSSMVKIFKNFKELKSFKPDFGAEGIFGGFMLGVKSVGGLAFYEWDSTDLVRRIEITPKTVYWNESGELMCIATEESFFILRYSQDAVEKAKETKEGITEDGIESAFEVVGEIEEIVKTGLWVGDCFIYTNSVNRLNYYVGGEIVTVAHLDRVMYLLGYIPKDNRLYLGDKELNVVSYSLLLSVLEYQTAVMRQDFETADKVLPTIPREQRTRVAHFLEKQGFKSQALAVTCDPEHKFELAVGLGDLKIAYQIAKESESEQKWKQLAELATSKCEFGLAQECLHQAQDFGGLLLLATSAGNADMVQKLGEASESSGQHNVSFLSHFMLGNLEKCLEVLISSGRLPEAAFFARTYLPTQVSRVVKLWRESLGKINAKSAQSLADPVEYENLFPGLKDGFKTEQYMKAPRTKRLPAKSYPHVPPNHDRQLVEEMLAAEESGAFAYVPPAEDAAGEDEEKEDAEAMSTPPVSPREKKLPREKESPKEKIAPVAPEPEPKAPEPKKPLSDAAKRVQDLEMELELDLDNLNLDENLDNFDVNLDEDLLED from the exons CAACTCATCAAGTCATTTGAAGTATGTGACCTACCAGTCAGGGCAGCTAGGTTTGTTGCCAGGAAGAACTGGGTTGTTACAGGATCG GATGACATGAGTGTTCGTGTGTTCAACTACAACACGCTGGAAAGAGTCCATCAGTTTGAGGCCCATTCTGACTATCTCCGTGCAATTGCTGTTCACCCGACGCAGCCCTACATCCTTACCAGCAGTG ACGACATGTTGATCAAGTTATGGGACTGGGATAAGAAGTGGGCGTGCACACAAGTTTTCGAAGGACACACACATTATGTCATGCAGATAGTCATCAACCCAAAGGACAACAATACATTTGCCAGTGCATCGCTCGACAGGACTGTCAAG GTCTGGCAACTTGGATCACCTACGCCAAACTTCACCCTTGAGGGACATGAGAAGGGTGTGAACTGTGTTGATTACTACACTGGTGGTGACAAACCTTATCTCATCTCTGGAGCCGACGACAGGCTGGTCAAAATATGGGATTACCAG AACAAGACATGCGTCCAGACTCTAGAGGGTCATGCCCAAAATATTTCTGCCGTCGGATTCCACCCAGAACTCCCAATCATCATGACTGGTTCGGAAGACGGAACTGTACGAATCTGGCACGCCAACACGTATCGGTTAGAAAGTACGCTCAACTATGGTTTGGAGCGAGTGTGGGCGATATCGAGCAGGAAGGGATCTAATAATGTGGCCCTTGGTTATGACGAGGGAAGCATTATGATCAAG CTCGGACGTGAAGAGCCAGCCATGTCCATGGACAGCAGCGGTAAAATCATCTGGGCAAAACACGCCGAGGTCCAACAAGCAAATATCAAAGCTCTGGTCGACCAGGAGGTCAAGGATGGAGAACGATTATCTCTtgctgtgaaagacatgggaagCTGCGAGGTCTACCCTCAGACGATTTCCCACAACCCTAATGGGAG GTTTGTTGTGGTGTGCGGTGATGGTGAGTACATAATCTACACAGCGATGGCACTCAGAAACAAAAGTTTTGGTTCGGCGCAAGAGTTTGTCTGGTCGCAGGATTCGTCCGTCTATGCCATCCGGGAGGGAAGCAGCAtggtcaaaatattcaaaaatttcaaggAGCTGAAGTCGTTCAAGCCAGACTTTGGAGCAGAAG GGATATTTGGTGGCTTCATGCTTGGAGTGAAGTCTGTCGGTGGTTTGGCTTTCTATGAGTGGGACTCAACAGATCTTGTCCGACGGATAGAAATTACACCAAAAACT GTCTATTGGAACGAGAGTGGGGAACTGATGTGTATAGCGACGGAGGAATCCTTCTTCATCCTCCGGTACAGTCAGGATGCTGTGGAGAAAGCCAAGGAGACCAAGGAAGGCATCACTGAAGATGGCATTGAGTCTGCCTTTGAG GTTGTTGGCGAAATTGAAGAAATTGTGAAGACTGGTCTCTGGGTTGGTGATTGCTTCATCTACACAAATAGTGTGAACAGACTGAATTATTACGTGGGTGGAGAGATCGTTACTGTTGCACATTTAGACAG AGTTATGTACCTACTTGGCTACATTCCAAAAGACAATCGTCTTTATCTTGGCGACAAGGAGCTCAATGTTGTCAGCTATTCACTCCTTCTCTCCGTGCTAGAATATCAGACAGCGGTCATGCGACAAGACTTCGAGACAGCCGATAAGGTCCTACCCACAATTCCCAGGGAGCAACGAACAAGGGTTGCTCACTTCTTAGAGAAACAG GGCTTTAAATCACAAGCCTTAGCAGTGACCTGTGACCCCGAACACAAGTTTGAACTCGCAGTTGGTCTAGGAGATCTAAAAATAGCCTACCAGATTGCCAAGGAATCCGAGTCGGAGCAGAAATGGAAACAGTTAGCGGAATTGGCAACGAGTAAATGTGAATTTGGATTGGCGCAGGAGTGTTTACACCAAGCGCAAGACTTTGGCGGATTGTTGTTGCTGGCGACGTCGGCTGGGAATGCGGACATGGTGCAGAAGCTTGGCGAGGCGTCAGAGAGTAGTGGTCAACACAACGTCTCATTCTTATCTCATTTTATGCTCGGAAA TCTTGAGAAGTGTTTAGAGGTTCTGATCAGCTCAGGCCGGTTACCAGAGGCAGCGTTCTTTGCCAGAACATACCTACCAACTCAAGTATCGAG AGTGGTCAAACTGTGGCGAGAAAGCTTGGGAAAAATCAATGCCAAGTCAGCGCAGTCGTTAGCAGATCCAGTCGAGTATGAAAACTTATTCCCCGGATTGAAGGATGGCTTCAAAACAGAACAATACATGAAGGCACCGCGGACGAAGAGACTGCCCGCAAAAAGTTATCCACATGTTCCG CCAAATCATGATCGACAGCTGGTCGAAGAGATGCTGGCAGCTGAAGAAAGTGGTGCGTTTGCCTATGTACCTCCAGCAGAAGATGCGGCGGGTGAGGATGAAGAGAAGGAAGATGCTGAGGCAATGTCAACGCCACCAGTATCACCAAGGGAAAAGAAGCTGCCGAGAGAAAAAGAGTCACCAAAAGAAAAA aTTGCACCTGTGGCCCCTGAACCTGAGCCCAAGGCTCCTGAACCCAAAAAACCTTTATCGGATGCTGCCAAGAGAGTGCAAGATTTAGAAATGGAGCTAGAGTTAGACCTCGATAACTTGAACCTTGATGAAAATTTAGACAACTTT GATGTGAACTTAGATGAAGATTTGCTGGAGGATTAA